Proteins from one Triticum aestivum cultivar Chinese Spring chromosome 7A, IWGSC CS RefSeq v2.1, whole genome shotgun sequence genomic window:
- the LOC123150649 gene encoding uncharacterized protein yields MVVPDRLAGDAREYKDPPRRLEPFPISPKISPPTPLSPPPLIPSPRSLSPPSELCHGRDAETDVAAATTVPEPLRCVHVPYDIYMGGLELGVPASSGSTPSSSSSTTAFFFNFVVVLCFDPSPSMLLHNYRSDDGSQEPEDATDDY; encoded by the coding sequence ATGGTTGTCCCCGaccgcctcgccggcgacgccagagAGTATAAGGACCCTCCCCGACGCCTCGAGCCCTTCCCTATCTCGCCCAAAATATCTCCACCCactcccctctctcctcctccgcTTATCCCCTCACCCAGATCCCTTTCCCCTCCTTCCGAGCTCTGCCATGGACGCGACGCCGAGACCGACGTAGCCGCAGCCACCACCGTCCCTGAACCCCTCCGATGCGTCCATGTCCCCTACGACATCTACATGGGCGGGCTCGAGCTGGGCGTCCCTGCATCGAGCGGATCGACGCCatcctcctcctcgagcaccacCGCCTTCTTCTTCAACTTCGTCGTCGTCCTATGCTTTGACCCCTCCCCGAGCATGCTCTTGCACAACTACAGGTCCG